One window from the genome of Musa acuminata AAA Group cultivar baxijiao chromosome BXJ1-4, Cavendish_Baxijiao_AAA, whole genome shotgun sequence encodes:
- the LOC135664302 gene encoding large ribosomal subunit protein eL15z-like codes for MGAYKYVSELWRKKQSDVMRFLQRVRCWEYRQLPSIVRVTRPTRPDKARRLGFKAKQGYVIYRVRVRRGGRKRPVPKGIVYGKPKHQGITQLKFQRNKRSVAEERAGRKLGGLRVLNSYWVNEDSTYKYYEIILIDPAHGAIRNDPRINWICKGVHKHRELRGLTSAGKKYRGLRGKGHLHHKARPSRRATWKRNQTLSLRRYR; via the exons ATGG GGGCGTACAAGTACGTGTCGGAGCTATGGAGGAAGAAGCAGTCGGACGTGATGCGGTTCCTGCAGCGGGTGCGGTGCTGGGAGTACCGACAGCTCCCGTCGATCGTGCGCGTCACGAGGCCAACGCGCCCCGACAAGGCTCGGCGCCTTGGTTTCAAGGCTAAGCAG GGTTATGTGATTTACCGAGTCCGTGTTAGACGCGGTGGCAGGAAGAGGCCAGTTCCCAAGGGTATTGTCTATGGAAAGCCCAAGCATCAGGGTATCACTCAGCTCAAGTTCCAGAGAAACAAGCGCTCGGTTGCAGAGGAGAGAGCTGGTCGTAAGTTAGGAGGCCTCAGGGTCCTCAACTCTTACTGGGTCAATGAG GATTCAACTTACAAATATTATGAGATTATTCTTATTGATCCGGCTCATGGTGCAATTCGCAACGACCCTAGGATCAACTGGATTTGCAAGGGAGTTCACAAGCACCGTGAGTTACGAGGTCTCACTTCAGCTGGTAAGAAGTACAGGGGTCTTCGCGGTAAAGGTCACCTTCATCACAAGGCCAGACCATCTCGAAGGGCAACCTGGAAGAGGAACCAGACATTGTCGCTTCGCCGATACCGCTAA
- the LOC135664351 gene encoding uncharacterized protein LOC135664351, giving the protein MSQAALQRPLSLLLAAERRGSTYRLISRFLSRYRSPYTGKSSSSPFSIPFSFPRSFSSFIERRLLLHPHTAWPPLRAALFSSASIRRRGGEQPDESEVEECMIEWEEEEEAEPVLGDGGDGGGVVLGGVRWGERVLSVAREVLDLHFGEDLVMYALKVSPRGYVYVRLDKLTNKYGCPSIEEIESFNSLYKKRLDEMLESGEMPLDLALEVSSPGAERLLKVPEDLNRFKEMPVRVQYLEEAAESKRHQQKVGVFLIELIDADAGQCVWKLADVRENRAESGKGRPLSRKQRDWRLQLPFEAVTKVTLYSD; this is encoded by the exons ATGAGCCAGGCGGCACTACAGCGGCCGTTGTCGCTGCTCTTGGCGGCGGAACGGCGGGGCTCGACGTATCGACTCATCAGCCGCTTCCTCTCTCGGTATCGATCTCCATACACCGGAAAGTCGTCTTCTTCCCCCTTCTCTATCCCCTTTTCCTTCCCCAGAAGCTTCTCGTCCTTCATCGAGAGGCGCCTTCTCCTCCATCCGCACACCGCCTGGCCTCCACTCCGTGCCGCTCTCTTCTCCTCCGCCTCCATTCGTAGACGAGGCGGGGAGCAACCAG ATGAATCTGAAGTCGAAGAATGCATGATCGagtgggaagaagaggaagaggcagaGCCGGTG CTTGGAGATGGAGGGGACGGTGGTGGAGTGGTGTTGGGCGGTGTCAGGTGGGGCGAACGGGTTCTGTCCGTCGCTCGCGAGGTGCTTGACCttcattttggtgaggatttggtGATGTACGCTTTAAAGGTGTCTCCACGAGGATACGTCTACGTGCGGCTTGATAAGCTCACTAACAA ATATGGATGTCCAAGCATCGAGGAAATTGAGAGTTTCAATAGTCTCTATAAGAAGCGACTGGATGAGATGCTAGAATCTGGAGAGATGCCCCTGGATTTAGCTTTAGAG GTATCATCACCTGGAGCTGAACGGCTGTTAAAGGTTCCTGAGGATCTGAATCGGTTTAAAGAGATGCCAGTGAGAGTGCAATACCTTGAAGAAGCTGCCGAGTCGAAGCGCCACCAGCAAAAGGTTGGAGTATTCTTGATAGAGTTGATCGATGCGGACGCCGGGCAATGTGTTTGGAAGCTGGCAGATGTAAGGGAGAACAGAGCTGAGAGTGGAAAAGGAAGGCCACTGAGTCGAAAGCAGAGAGACTGGAGATTGCAACTACCATTTGAAGCAGTAACGAAGGTGACACTGTACTCAGATTAG